The Microbispora sp. ZYX-F-249 region GCCTCCGGGCGGCCCGCGGCGCGGGATCGCCGGCCGCGTTCCGGCGTGGCTGCGCCGCGCCGCCCTGCCGTACCTGCTGATCCTTCCGGCCGTGCTGCTCGAACTTCTCGTCCACCTGGTGCCGATGGTGATCGGCATCGGCATGAGCTTCCTCAAGCTCACCCAGTTCTTCCTGCGCAACTGGTCGGCCGCGCCCTTCGCGGGGCTGGACAACTACCGCGTCGCCGTCGACTTCGACGGCGCGGTCGGCCGCTCGCTGCTGCACTCGTTCCTCGTCACCGTCGCGTTCACCGTGCTCACCGTCGGGCTGTCCTGGCTGCTCGGCATCGGCGGCGCGGTGCTCATGCAGGGCTCGTTCAGGGGCCGGGCCCTGCTGCGCGCGCTGTTCCTCGTGCCGTACGCCCTGCCGGTCTACGCCGGGGTGATCACCTGGAGCTTCCTGCTCCAGCGCGACTCGGGACTGGTCAACCACGTGCTGGTGGACCAGCTGCACCTGTTCGGCGAGCGGCCGTTCTGGCTGATCGGCTCCAACAGCTTCGTGTCCCTCATCGTGGTCTGCGTGTGGCGGTCGTGGCCGTTCGCCTTCCTCGTGCTGATGGCAGGGCTGCAGAACATCTCCGGCGACCTGTACGAGGCGGCGGCCATCGACGGCGCGGGCTG contains the following coding sequences:
- a CDS encoding carbohydrate ABC transporter permease, which produces MSTTSRPGAGRRPASPGGTPPPGGPRRGIAGRVPAWLRRAALPYLLILPAVLLELLVHLVPMVIGIGMSFLKLTQFFLRNWSAAPFAGLDNYRVAVDFDGAVGRSLLHSFLVTVAFTVLTVGLSWLLGIGGAVLMQGSFRGRALLRALFLVPYALPVYAGVITWSFLLQRDSGLVNHVLVDQLHLFGERPFWLIGSNSFVSLIVVCVWRSWPFAFLVLMAGLQNISGDLYEAAAIDGAGWGRRLRAVTLPMLRPVNQVLVLVLFLWTFNDFNTPYVLFGKSAPHEADLISIHIYQSSFVTWNFGSGSAMSVLLLLFLLLVTAVYLVATSGRRSDA